A single genomic interval of Zunongwangia sp. HGR-M22 harbors:
- a CDS encoding sensor histidine kinase has protein sequence MNFNDERKFNRWFIIFAGLAVIILVLWNTTIFFNRLKDEERTKMSIWSEALLELDRASSNENLSPLILNVLNSNTSIPTIQTDEEGNIVSTHYIDPEKIDTPEKAENYLNRLRAENEPIIMHLDRFRTHLVFYGNSPVLNSLKYYPLGLVTIGFLIIGVIYFFYTTTKNSEQNKLWAGMAKETAHQIGTPLSSLIGWTEILKQENVNEVYITEIEKDITRLQTITERFSKIGSAPLLEETDLVEATRESYRYLQSRSSKLIDFNLIVPREEIKVNLNTQLYSWTIENLVKNAIDAMRGKGKLSLEIRQNEKQVFVYIHDTGKGIDKNRFKVIFEPGQTTKKRGWGLGLSLAKRIVEEYHDGRIRVAKSEIGEGTTFEIMLKKT, from the coding sequence ATGAATTTTAATGACGAACGAAAGTTTAATCGCTGGTTTATCATATTTGCAGGTCTCGCTGTAATTATTTTAGTCTTGTGGAATACGACCATCTTTTTTAACCGGCTTAAAGATGAAGAGCGCACAAAAATGAGCATTTGGTCTGAAGCGCTATTGGAACTGGATCGCGCTAGCAGCAACGAAAATTTGAGTCCGCTTATCTTAAATGTTTTAAATAGCAACACCAGTATTCCAACAATACAAACAGACGAAGAAGGAAATATAGTTTCTACCCATTATATCGATCCTGAAAAAATCGATACTCCTGAAAAAGCTGAAAACTACCTTAATCGACTAAGAGCTGAAAACGAGCCTATAATTATGCATTTAGACAGGTTTAGGACTCATTTGGTTTTCTACGGAAATTCTCCTGTTCTAAATAGTCTTAAGTACTATCCACTAGGATTGGTAACCATTGGTTTTCTAATTATAGGAGTAATTTATTTTTTCTATACTACCACAAAAAACAGTGAACAAAATAAATTGTGGGCAGGAATGGCAAAAGAAACTGCACATCAAATTGGTACGCCATTAAGTTCTCTAATAGGATGGACAGAAATTCTGAAACAAGAAAATGTAAACGAAGTTTATATTACTGAAATCGAAAAAGACATAACCCGCTTACAAACAATTACCGAACGCTTTTCTAAAATTGGTTCTGCTCCTTTATTAGAAGAAACCGATCTTGTAGAAGCCACCCGAGAGAGCTATCGATATTTACAATCCAGAAGTTCTAAACTTATCGATTTTAACCTCATAGTACCGAGAGAAGAAATAAAAGTTAACTTAAACACGCAACTTTACAGCTGGACGATAGAAAATTTAGTAAAAAATGCTATTGACGCAATGCGAGGAAAAGGAAAACTTTCTCTTGAAATTAGACAAAATGAAAAACAGGTTTTTGTTTATATACATGATACTGGAAAGGGAATCGACAAAAATCGCTTCAAAGTAATTTTTGAACCAGGACAAACCACCAAAAAACGAGGATGGGGATTGGGTCTGTCTTTGGCGAAACGAATTGTAGAAGAATATCACGACGGGCGTATTCGAGTAGCAAAAAGTGAAATTGGCGAAGGAACTACTTTTGAAATTATGCTTAAAAAAACCTAA
- a CDS encoding acyl-CoA thioesterase gives MFKLELKLRIDWSDLDMYRHVNNLSFMRFMQSGRVNLWEATGLHKMYTDSKKGAMLVSTHCDFKNALYYPGNVLVKTRITEMGTKSFKIEHHILNEKQEICAIGKDVAVFYNFNEKQTNAIPESLRNILDRY, from the coding sequence TTGTTTAAACTTGAATTAAAATTAAGAATAGATTGGAGCGATCTGGATATGTATCGCCATGTAAATAATCTCAGCTTTATGCGTTTTATGCAATCTGGCAGGGTGAATCTTTGGGAAGCTACCGGATTGCATAAAATGTATACCGATAGTAAAAAAGGTGCAATGTTAGTTTCTACGCATTGCGATTTTAAAAACGCATTATACTACCCGGGAAATGTTCTTGTGAAAACAAGAATCACTGAAATGGGCACTAAAAGTTTTAAAATAGAACATCATATTTTAAACGAGAAACAAGAAATTTGTGCAATAGGTAAAGATGTAGCTGTGTTTTATAATTTCAACGAGAAACAAACAAATGCAATACCAGAAAGTCTAAGGAATATCTTAGATCGATATTAG
- a CDS encoding HIT family protein yields MSTLFTKIVHGEIPAYKVAEDSQFLAFLDVRPNAKGHTLCIPKKEVDYIFDMDEQMYMELMRFSRKVALALEKTVECKRVGVAVVGLEVPHVHVHLIPLNNMGDMNFANHHEMSEEELQKLASSIHVNL; encoded by the coding sequence ATGTCTACGTTATTTACAAAAATAGTTCATGGGGAAATTCCTGCTTACAAAGTAGCAGAGGATAGTCAGTTTCTAGCTTTTCTTGATGTTCGGCCGAATGCTAAAGGTCATACCCTTTGTATTCCTAAAAAAGAAGTCGATTATATTTTTGATATGGATGAACAAATGTATATGGAGCTTATGCGTTTTTCAAGAAAAGTCGCGTTGGCTTTAGAAAAAACGGTAGAATGCAAAAGAGTAGGTGTCGCCGTTGTAGGATTGGAGGTTCCTCATGTTCATGTACATTTAATTCCGTTAAATAACATGGGGGATATGAATTTTGCAAACCATCACGAAATGAGTGAAGAAGAGCTTCAGAAACTCGCATCATCAATTCATGTAAACCTATAA
- the greA gene encoding transcription elongation factor GreA produces MSKVSYYTAEGLKKLREELNHLKDVERPRASEAIAEARDKGDLSENAEYDAAKEAQGLLEMKISKLEEVVANARVIDESQLDTSKVLIHSHVRIKNQNNGAEVKYKLVAQSEADLKSGKISVDSPIGKGLLGKKVGEVADIAVPNGVMKFEVLEIWRE; encoded by the coding sequence ATGAGTAAAGTATCTTATTACACTGCGGAAGGACTAAAAAAGTTGAGAGAAGAATTAAATCATCTTAAAGATGTAGAACGTCCAAGAGCTTCTGAAGCTATTGCTGAAGCTAGAGATAAAGGAGATTTGAGTGAGAATGCAGAATATGATGCGGCAAAAGAAGCGCAGGGGCTTTTAGAAATGAAGATTTCAAAACTGGAAGAAGTTGTTGCAAATGCACGAGTAATAGACGAATCTCAATTAGATACCTCTAAGGTTTTGATTCACTCCCACGTGAGAATTAAAAATCAAAATAACGGAGCAGAAGTAAAATATAAGTTGGTTGCACAAAGCGAAGCCGATTTAAAATCCGGTAAAATTTCTGTAGATTCTCCTATCGGAAAAGGCCTTTTGGGTAAAAAAGTAGGTGAGGTAGCCGATATTGCTGTGCCAAACGGTGTAATGAAGTTTGAAGTACTTGAAATCTGGAGAGAATAA
- a CDS encoding Rieske (2Fe-2S) protein has product MKGFLFFNLLLVLLTGCSSSDDNLNNNPNLVNINFGFNINLDLPQYNQLNFPGNQIAIYNEGIGIKGVVIYNVNNDLFLAYELSDPNHAPNDCSAMEMNGIEATCSCEGNVYNIISGEQVKGNGEYAMKPYRVEKRGNTITISN; this is encoded by the coding sequence ATGAAGGGTTTTTTATTTTTTAATTTGCTATTGGTTTTATTAACAGGCTGTTCTTCTAGCGACGACAACCTTAATAATAATCCAAATTTAGTCAACATCAATTTTGGCTTCAACATAAATCTAGACTTACCGCAGTACAATCAACTAAATTTTCCGGGAAATCAAATCGCTATTTACAATGAAGGCATCGGGATTAAAGGTGTGGTTATTTATAATGTAAACAACGATCTTTTTCTAGCCTACGAATTAAGTGATCCAAACCACGCACCCAATGATTGTTCTGCAATGGAAATGAACGGGATTGAAGCAACTTGTAGTTGCGAAGGCAATGTGTATAACATAATAAGCGGTGAACAGGTAAAAGGCAACGGTGAATATGCCATGAAGCCTTATCGCGTAGAGAAACGAGGCAATACAATTACAATCTCTAATTGA
- a CDS encoding TonB-dependent receptor: protein MKNILFSSLIMLFSMSAFAQQYELKGIVSRKGEPLNGVTVYVSEEKEGTQTNDVGEYRLVLPEGDYTIDFVFGNRKSFEVNLTEDQTLDVDFGDAEEVLGEVFLRSIRVDADSPITFSNLSNEEIESRNLGQDIPVLMNYLPSVVTTTDAGNGVGYTGIRVRGSDATRTNVTINGVPYNDAESQGTFWVNLGDFASSTENIQLQRGVGTSTNGAGAFGASINILTDRYSEEASAEVANSYGSFNTHKHTAKFNTGLFNEHWDFSGRASLIKSDGYIDRADSELKSYFLQGAYVEDNTLIKALVFGGKEKTYQAWYGIDAETLENDRTYNPAGQYTDEDGNNQFYDNQTDNYQQDHYQLLWNQTFNNNWSSNLALHYTYGRGYYEEYEEDADLNFYGLSNFSADGEEVTTSDLVNTSWLDNHFYGTTFSLNYKNSKIDAILGGGWNRYDGDHFGEVIYTRFAQNNDPFEPFYLNNAIKTDFNVYTKATISLTESLAVYGDLQLRTINYEAEGPTEKLDQFIVDDHFSFFNPKFGFTYRFNRAHQLYGSFARAHREPVRVDYENAIINDRSQPKEEALNDFEFGWRFNTAATQINANLYFMDYQDQLVLTGQIDDEGAAIRENSGESYRLGLEIDATFRITDFLTVRPNIALSRNKNIDFVSTIDGEQVNLGDTDISFSPSIVGGNMIQVNPFKNFQVNWLTKYVGKQYMSNIEAESSELDDYLVNDLNIQYTWNNAPFFKEILFTGLVNNIFDEQYVSNGYYDGGYVGYYPQAGINFLTGITLKF from the coding sequence ATGAAAAATATATTATTCAGTAGTTTAATTATGCTTTTTAGTATGTCTGCTTTTGCGCAGCAATATGAGCTAAAAGGTATAGTAAGTCGAAAAGGAGAACCCTTAAACGGAGTAACAGTTTATGTTTCTGAAGAAAAAGAAGGTACACAAACCAATGATGTAGGGGAGTATCGACTTGTTTTGCCAGAAGGAGATTATACTATCGATTTTGTCTTCGGAAATAGAAAATCCTTCGAAGTAAACCTTACTGAAGATCAAACATTAGATGTAGATTTTGGTGATGCTGAAGAGGTTTTAGGGGAAGTGTTTTTACGTTCTATTCGTGTAGATGCAGATTCTCCAATCACTTTTAGTAATCTTTCCAATGAAGAAATAGAAAGTAGAAATTTAGGGCAGGATATTCCCGTTTTAATGAATTATCTACCATCTGTAGTAACTACTACCGATGCCGGTAATGGTGTTGGTTATACCGGGATTCGAGTGCGTGGTAGTGATGCTACGCGTACAAATGTGACCATAAATGGAGTGCCATATAACGATGCTGAAAGTCAGGGTACTTTTTGGGTAAATCTGGGAGATTTTGCTTCTTCTACAGAGAATATTCAGTTGCAACGTGGAGTAGGAACTTCTACAAATGGAGCTGGTGCTTTTGGTGCCAGTATCAATATTTTAACCGATAGGTATAGTGAAGAAGCATCTGCAGAGGTTGCCAATAGTTATGGATCTTTTAATACCCATAAACATACGGCTAAATTTAATACAGGTCTTTTTAATGAGCACTGGGATTTCTCAGGAAGGGCTTCATTAATTAAAAGTGACGGGTATATTGATCGAGCAGATTCTGAATTAAAATCTTATTTTTTGCAAGGCGCTTATGTAGAAGATAATACGTTAATTAAAGCTTTGGTTTTTGGAGGGAAAGAAAAAACCTATCAAGCTTGGTACGGAATTGATGCTGAAACTTTAGAAAATGATCGTACCTATAATCCAGCAGGACAATACACCGATGAAGATGGGAATAATCAATTCTATGATAATCAAACCGATAATTATCAACAAGATCATTATCAGTTACTATGGAATCAGACCTTCAATAATAATTGGTCATCTAACTTAGCATTGCATTATACCTACGGAAGAGGGTATTATGAAGAATACGAGGAAGACGCCGATTTAAATTTCTATGGATTATCTAATTTTAGCGCTGATGGAGAAGAAGTAACTACATCAGATCTTGTAAATACCAGCTGGTTGGATAACCATTTTTATGGAACCACCTTTAGTTTGAATTATAAGAATAGTAAAATAGATGCTATTTTAGGAGGAGGCTGGAATCGTTATGACGGAGATCATTTTGGTGAAGTAATTTACACACGTTTTGCTCAGAATAATGATCCATTTGAGCCTTTCTATCTGAACAATGCTATCAAAACTGATTTCAATGTTTACACTAAAGCAACAATATCTTTGACAGAATCTTTAGCAGTTTATGGAGATTTACAATTACGAACTATAAATTATGAAGCAGAGGGGCCAACAGAAAAACTTGATCAGTTTATTGTAGATGATCACTTTTCTTTCTTCAATCCAAAATTTGGATTTACTTACCGGTTCAATAGAGCACATCAATTATATGGATCTTTTGCGAGAGCACATCGTGAACCCGTTAGAGTAGATTACGAAAATGCCATAATTAACGATAGATCGCAGCCAAAAGAGGAAGCCTTAAACGATTTTGAGTTTGGGTGGCGTTTTAATACTGCTGCAACCCAAATAAACGCTAATCTTTATTTTATGGATTATCAGGATCAATTAGTGCTTACCGGTCAAATCGATGACGAAGGTGCTGCAATTAGGGAGAATAGTGGTGAGAGTTATCGATTGGGTTTAGAGATCGACGCAACTTTTAGAATAACAGATTTTTTAACAGTAAGACCAAATATTGCTTTAAGTAGAAATAAAAATATAGATTTTGTAAGTACGATAGATGGAGAGCAGGTAAACTTAGGCGATACCGATATTTCATTTTCTCCTTCTATTGTAGGCGGGAATATGATACAGGTGAATCCTTTTAAGAATTTCCAGGTGAACTGGTTAACAAAGTATGTGGGCAAGCAGTATATGAGTAATATTGAAGCAGAAAGTTCAGAGTTGGATGATTATCTTGTAAACGACTTAAATATTCAGTACACCTGGAATAATGCACCATTTTTTAAGGAAATTCTGTTTACTGGTTTAGTAAATAATATTTTTGATGAGCAATATGTTTCGAACGGCTATTATGATGGAGGCTATGTTGGTTATTATCCCCAAGCAGGAATAAATTTTTTAACCGGTATCACGCTTAAATTTTAA